From the genome of Miscanthus floridulus cultivar M001 chromosome 10, ASM1932011v1, whole genome shotgun sequence, one region includes:
- the LOC136489244 gene encoding uncharacterized protein, protein MGSGTSGEKESMDRAFNQATGNLVWPLLTRTNYQEWSSHIQCNLEGMFLWDAIDEADSAKVERRRDRLALGAMLRGVPQEMHSMLLNKKMVREAWEAIKTMRLGAYRVKEVNAQKLLAEFESIAFKSGEAIDDFAIRITKLVTDLRGLGEESITDVRVVKKFLRVVPSRYSQVAVAIEMFKDLKKLSIEELVGHLRAAEERFEPSVEQVTEKTGKLLLTEEEWAARNKQRSSDLTLSSGGKGGGQYVKKERS, encoded by the coding sequence ATGGGTTCAGGCACCTCGGGTGAAAAAGAATCCATGGACCGGGCATTCAATCAAGCCACGGGGAATTTGGTATGGCCGCTGCTGACTCGTACGAATTATCAAGAGTGGTCGTCTCACATCCAATGCAATCTGGAAGGGATGTTTCTTTGGGATGCCATTGATGAAGCCGATTCTGCAAAGGTGGAGAGACGTCGAGATCGCTTGGCACTCGGTGCCATGCTTCGCGGCGTGCCACAAGAGATGCACTCCATGCTCCTGAACAAGAAAATGGTGAGGGAGGCATGGGAGGCAATCAAGACCATGCGTCTTGGAGCATATCGTGTTAAGGAGGTCAACGCCCAAAAGCTTCTGGCTGAGTTCGAATCCATCGCATTCAAGTCGGGTGAGGCCATTGATGATTTTGCGATTCGCATCACAAAGCTCGTTACGGATCTGCGAGGGCTTGGGGAGGAGAGCATCACCGACGTACGTGTGGTGAAGAAATTCCTTCGTGTGGTGCCGTCTAGGTACAGTCAAGTAGCGGTGGCGATTGAGATGTTCAAAGATCTAAAGAAACTGTCGATCGAGGAGCTTGTGGGTCATCTTCGGGCAGCAGAAGAGAGGTTTGAGCCCTCGGTGGAGCAGGTGACAGAGAAGACTGGCAAGCTTCTCCTAACAGAAGAGGAGTGGGCAGCCAGGAATAAACAACGTTCGTCGGACTTGACCTTGTCTTCTGGAGGCAAAGGCGGTGGGCAGTATGTGAAGAAGGAGCGATCTTGA